ATGGGCTCATACGGCTCTGACACTCACAGAAGGTCTTCCTGAAACACTCAGCCAGCTCTGCTGTCTTGAACTTGGCTGCCAACTGCTCCACCTTACCCTCACCCTCTGGAGAGAACACAGGATCAATACATTTATCAATTGAGCAACTATATAAGAATCAATATATTTACATAGCGCTGTGTTTGGCGGAGCTGTGTGTAGACCTACCTGCAAAGTCGGTAGCGGTCCAGACGAGGGCTTGGTTGGAGGTGTTCATGGGTTTGAGCTCCATGCTCTGGCAGATGGTGTGATTGGCACACACCTTCAGCACCTGCTCCCTCCTCATCAGCACCCGGTAGAACCTCTTATCGGGGTGGAAGAGGATCTTGATGTCTCCCACACCCCTCTCCTTCCACTGGCCCAGGTCTCTCTCCCAGCGGTACAGCTTGGTACGCTCCTTAAACAggatctcctcatcctcctcccctgACTTAGTCTCCACCTAGACAACACAGTTACGTGCAGATTAATCAGGAGGGTGTAAGTTTACATAACTTGTATAGAAATGTATCAAATAGAACAGGCAAGATTCTCTGTCACAGACAGAATGTGGAGTCATGACAGCTCTAGACCAAGCCTCCAcctaaaacacatttacagtcaaTTATAATGACGACGTGGAGTCTCAGCTTGGAATTCAGGAGATAGATTGGGGGCAAGGCCCTGCAATAGCCTAGCGTCCTGTTGAGGGGGTGTACTTGTTCATTAAGCTGCATCACGCTTCAGAAAACAGGTGATAGGCTCCTGTAACCTATGAGCTGTTCCGGCTCGCACAAGCCAAGGATATTTTACTTTATAATGATGACATTCCCAGTAAGGTTAAGTGGAATTAGATTAGTAGCAGTGCATTGATAAGTACCTCTGGTAGGGTGACTATGGGATCAAAGTGAATTTCCACATTATTAGCGTCCTCTTCatgactcctctcctcccctccttcagcTTTGGGTGGGGCTGCAGCTCCAAACAACGTAGCCCCGGCATTCGCCCACGAGAAGTTAGAATCTAAGAAGGAAGCATTTTAAAACTGAAATGTTTGTTTTCACTTAAAACATAGCTCACAGTTGTGTCATGGAAACTTGTAAAaccttaaaattaagcacatatTGAATTTCCTTCAGTCAACTGTATTCAGAAAATGTAGAAGTGCCAACCTTGTTTTCCGAAGGCGAATTCACCCCCGGTGTTCTGTGCCAGATCAGCGAAGGAGATCCCTTCCCCTCCCAGATCACTGAAGCCCAAGGAGCCAAATGAGTTTGGAGCATCTGTAAACGAGAAAATGAATAAAGGATGAGAAGACGGGTTGCTGTACTGGTGTCACAAGTGAGACTGTGCTGCTGTGAGTACATAGAATGTATTCACAAGAGGGACATGCTCTTCCTGATCAGTGTAGAATGCAAAGGGCTCTGCAATGATAAATATCTCATACCCTGAGTAATGGTTGTCGTAAATGTCGATGTGGAGTCCGGCTCCGAGGTCTTCTTGGTAGACAGGTCTATAGGGCTGCTGCTGGTAGCTGCAGGAGTAGAGTCTGACTGATCTGGAGCCTGCTTACCACTGCTGGCTGCAGGGTTTGGAGTTTGACAAGAAACACAACTGCTTGCAGACCCCTCATTTCTAACAAGACATGCGTCACACTCCCACTGCCCTGGCTTTTTGACAAACTGTGCACCAAATCCAAATGAGGCAGTCACTAAAGCTGGGGCACTAGCAACAGGTTTTGCTGAAGGGTTTGAAGTTTGAGCCTGCTCCCCGCTGCTGGAGACCGCAGTTTGAGACTGTGTTGGAGTGGAGTCTGACTGATCTGGAGTCTGCTGGACCTCTGCCTCCTGGATGGTTAATGACTGAGCTGGGAACTccgcctctgctgcagaggactgAACCTCTGCCTCAGACAGATCTGGAACCTGTACCTGGCTGCTGGGGGACTGGTCTAGGAACTGTTGTTCTGGCACTGTATCGCCGGTGCTGGAGGACACAGCCTCAGATGAAACAGGGTGTGCGCTTCTCTCTGCATCCTGAAACATAACCAAAACATCAATATTTGCTTGAGAGAACTATAGTAGTTTTAATTTCTTATATCCTAATGCCACATAAGATGTTCATCTACATGTGCCAACAaattaatatacactgctcaaagggaacacttaaacaacacaatgtaactccaagtcaatcacacttctgtgaaatcaaattgtccacttaggaagcaacactgattgacaataaatatcacatgctgttgtgcaaatgaaatagacaacaggtggaaattataggcaattagcaagacacccccaataaaggagtggttctgcaggtggtgaccacagaccacttctcagttcctatgcttcctggctgatgttttggtcacttttgaatgctggcggtgctttcactttagttgtagcatgagacggagtctacaacccacacaagtggctcaggtagtgcagctcatccaggatggcacatcaatgcgagctgtggcaagaaggtttgctgtgtctgtcagcgtagtgtccagagcatggaggcgctaccaggagacagaccagtacatcaggagacgtggaggaggccgtaggagggcaacaacccagcagcaggaccgctacctccgcctttgtgcaaggaggagcactgccatagccctgcaaaattacctccagcaggtcacaaatgtgtatgtgtctgctcaaacagtcagaaacagactccatgagggtggtatgagggcccgacgtccacaagtGCTACAATAACAAATCACAGACATTCAGCCTATTTCGAAGAGAAAATGAATctacagtggtagtagtaggaCTAGTTTGCTTTGAAATCTGTAATTCTGAAAGCATTCATCCAATGAAGAAGGAAAGCCAAAGTAAATGCAGACATACCCTACATAGCTCAACTCATCTCAGATTCAAACCTCTGATCTGTGACAAACATTAAAACTATTGTTATTAGACACCgagatcaggggagagcgcgaacgcagtcccccactaccagaaattatgcaatcgagatttccacatttgggaaattcgcaggggtcagcacagcggGAGTGCAATGACTGAGGATTACTCAGACACCTTCAGAGGTGAAAATTGACGATTCaccctgggtgaaccgccttctTGATCACGGTatctcccttgccaggtaagttTTTTTCTtttggaaatgttttgttgacaCATTTCCTTTAAAAACAGCTCATATACTTTTTACATCATTTTTTACACATAACGGCATACAAGCATAAAAACACAGCATTTGACGATTACATTTAAATTAGTTAAAAAGTAAATGTTGTCAAAACCAATAAAAACAACCATGAATAAAAGTACTTTTCATTGTAAAAAACATGAAATCtgtaaaagccatttaaaatgtgtacAAATGATTTAACAAGATAGAAATGTTCTAAGACATGAAAAACATGTTAAAAGGTCACTTTGTTAAAAAGCTGTCTTCGATCCTCTGGACAGGAACGGGGTGAGTCCTTCTCAAACTCGCCTCATCCTGCTCCTCTGAATAGATTACCATCCCGTCCTTCGGGGCCCAGAGGAGATCCCTCCCCTAGGCGAATCGCCCTAGGCGCTGCATCGCTGTCAGGCCGTGGCTGCCGGGACCTAGGGTGTTGTGGGGGACCCTTCACCTGGGGTCGAGGCCCCCTTCCTTCCGTACCACTCCAGGGCTTCCGTGGCTACCATGGCAACTGCCTGGGGGGTGGTCTCTACGCTTTTCGCTACCAGCAGGTTGCGGGAGGACCACAGTGCTTCCTTCAAGCACGTGAGGGTGGGCCAGAACTTGGTAAAGGCCTTTGATGGAATAGGCCTTCGGCCCACCCCATACAGCACGAGCTGAGGTGTTAGGTCCTCC
The genomic region above belongs to Oncorhynchus mykiss isolate Arlee chromosome 3, USDA_OmykA_1.1, whole genome shotgun sequence and contains:
- the LOC118964310 gene encoding E3 SUMO-protein ligase RanBP2-like yields the protein MFQDAERSAHPVSSEAVSSSTGDTVPEQQFLDQSPSSQVQVPDLSEAEVQSSAAEAEFPAQSLTIQEAEVQQTPDQSDSTPTQSQTAVSSSGEQAQTSNPSAKPVASAPALVTASFGFGAQFVKKPGQWECDACLVRNEGSASSCVSCQTPNPAASSGKQAPDQSDSTPAATSSSPIDLSTKKTSEPDSTSTFTTTITQDAPNSFGSLGFSDLGGEGISFADLAQNTGGEFAFGKQDSNFSWANAGATLFGAAAPPKAEGGEERSHEEDANNVEIHFDPIVTLPEVETKSGEEDEEILFKERTKLYRWERDLGQWKERGVGDIKILFHPDKRFYRVLMRREQVLKVCANHTICQSMELKPMNTSNQALVWTATDFAEGEGKVEQLAAKFKTAELAECFRKTFCECQSRMSPSEASALSPQMSRVQEHSRDANPQVYLSISADDEPLGMVTIELFSHIVPKTAENFRALCTGQKGFGLRNSVFHRIIPDFMCQGGDLTNQDGTGGKSIYGNKFEDENFDVRHTGPGLLSMANHGRDTNNSQFFITLKKAEHLDFKHVAFGFVREGMDVVRRMGELGTKTGKPSKKIVITECGQL